TATGTATGTACTTGTCATATTACTTTGTTTAACTCAAGAAACGTTTGGCCAGGATGCGAGGACACTGAAAGTTAGTTGAAGGGGCTTCCAGTCATTACTATGAGGGGAAGGCGGCAGAAGGGGAAGCGGTTGACGCAAACAGAGTTCGTCGTGCTGAACCATGGATGCATACTAGTAACATGCTGAACTCCTGCCGGCGCTTGCCGCCAGGAATcgctttggtttttttttgttaaacgcTCTTGCTCGTGGGCGGTCGTCAGCGCGGTTTCTGCACGGCGGTGTGAAGAAAGGAACTACATGTTAACAGTAAGTGCGTCAGTCAGGACAGGAATCTTTGGTGCACTACAGCTACATTCAAGGTCCACGATAAATCAACCTTTCACGGTTGTAGCTAGCTAAACTTGTTGTCCACGTCCAGCCCTTGATTTGTAAATTAGTGTACACGACCAGTTTCTAAATGTTTTCATTCCATAACAGATAATGTAATGgttttgtcaaattaaaacaaGAACAGAAGGCTTCCCCGCCATAGCCATCCGTCAACTTTTGACACAACATGATCACCGTGAGTAGAACCAGATTATGCTAAACACGTATTCACTATCACGTTAGGTCTTCAGAGTAATGGAACGTTAAACCACATGGTTATGTAgttaaataattacaaaaatgtaGTGTTAAACGTGGCTGAACCTAATGTCTGGCCTACCATAATGCTATAATTCATGTACTCAATAAAGGTGACGCAATTAGGACAAGTCGTATTCAAAAGCTAGCGTCACCTGATTCAAAAATAGatcaaaaaaaaatagacttaatgctttgcattttttttaatatgtgaaATTAACAATTGATTAAGTAACACAACTGGAATAGATTCTCAGTTGTTCAGAAAATACACCATTTGATTTATCACCAGTGGGGAAACTGGTTGGCTCCATATAAGCaaagatagaaaaaaatagatgacattattattattattattataaaacaatacaactaatacaaacaaacaactcTTATTTCAAGAGAAAATAAGTAGCTAAAGAGCCCTTAACATTTTAATGTAGGGCTGgtcaatatatcgatattatattgatatcgtaatatgattttagatatcgtaatatggtaagtttggtcttttcctggttttaaaggctacttTACACTAAAGTGACATGATTTTTTGAACTTACCAGGCTGTTtaattatttgcctttaaccactTAGTCTGCTATCAACATCACTGATCTACTATCTATTTGTGAAaacaccaattgtcaaccctacaagaTTGTCCCAGTATCAACATCAATGtttttggtcaagaatattgtaatatttgattttctccatttcACCCAGCCCTATTTGAACTTAATCTTTGTAATTTATAACCAATCTGTAACTCCACTGTAATGACACCACTTCTCTGTGATGTATCCCAGCAGTGAATCGTCCATATCGCTACTGAAATGTCTCTGCCAAAGATCACCCGTCTCCCCTCAGTCAGGCTGCTGAGCTCCATccaccaccagcagcagcagcagcagctcctccCCTCCATCCTCCCTCTCGCTGGGCCCAGAAGAGCTGTGAGTCAGGGTGAATACAGACGACCCGGCCAGCCCAAAGTAGACAAGTTTCCATGGCAGCCGATTAACTTTGGCTTCTCAAAGGGTTTGGATGGGGTGAAGAAGCATTTCGCACTCCTGaagaaggagttttctgaccgCTGGGTTGGTCCGAAAGGCAAACCGATCCTTGAGCACATGTTGGAGCAGAACCAAGTGCTGTGGGAGTTCAGAGGTCCGGAGAGCCTGGAGCATTGGACGGTGTCCTCAGATCAAGAGATAGGAGGCCAAAGTGAAGTTCACTTGAAGCTCGGCAGAAACCATAATACCTGTTTACTGTACGGGACTCTGAGCTCTACGCCCCCAAGGGATGGGGAAACACGCTACAGTGGCTACTGCACCATGCGCTCAAAGCAACCACTGGTTAGTTTGTGGAATCATGTATTCATTTCTAATGATGGTTGGGAAGTTACTGTAAGAGTACCCAGGGCCATGGATGATACTGAGGTCATGTCCTAAGTATTTTCCCTAGAAACTTGGCGTTTCAGCAAACCTGGGAGATGTGTGCATAGGGGGATTTTTTGACTATAGATAAATATATAGGTAAATATAAATATCATTTTTTCCCTACCGGAACTTTATTATTGGCAGTTAAGGAAACAACTTTCAAAACAGGGTTTGGAAAATAATATTTACAGAAACTAATTTGCCAGTTAACTGATTTTTTTGGTATGTTCCCAATTTTGGGAGTATGATTTACGGCTACAGtcatttttcactttaataTCATTATAGTAAATATTACATGCTTTTTGGTGGAGTTTTATGTTTTAGGCCCTAATGTTTTTACTCTTCGTCTAATGACAGGTAATTCCACAACTAAACAGATATTTAGACATATATACTGCATATCTAAGAGAACTGTTCCGTTGCCTACGTCTACCACTAGCCACTTTGGCAGGTGaccaaaaatcaggaatatctgGTTTGTGGTTTGTATTGAAATGAAAACCTGCCCACACCCAAAGTCTGGAAGTTCTGTACTGTtctgaaatttgttttggttacagGACTAAGACAGCTGCACTTATCTCCCTACTTTTTTTTGGTCTCTCTTAGGCTTCATTCGATAGAAAAGAGCACTATGATTGGTCCAGTTTCAACACCCTGCATTTGCGAGTGCGTGGTGATGGCCGCCCGTGGATGATCAACATTGCCACAGAAACATACTTCTCTCACCAGAAAGATGACATATACAACTATTTCCTGTATACCAGGGGAGGACCTTACTGGCAGGATGTCAAGGCAAGCAAAAATGCTGGGATATCTGTTGATATACCAGAAGAAACACCTGGACAATATTGTTAcatttgttgtgatttgtaGACCTCACTAAGAGAGCAGAAGCCAGCACgcaagtgttatttaaataaaatcctggtgtacttacaaactttacaatccatttattttttaaatattaatttacgAGATATTCAGttggttccattagcgcctgTACTAAGCCGATCAGCTGCTAACGCTACCTCGCCCATTGTTTGACCTGGCCTGGCTGAAAAAAAGCTtcaggggggggagggggggttggcTCGAGATTGTGGTGCGAAGGATCCTAGGATGAATAAAAGACTTTGAACCATCACTTTCATgagttttttctattttgtccAATATCATTTTTTAGCAGTCCTTCTAACAGTGTGTGTTCATCATTTACAGATACCCTTCTCCAAGTTCTTCCTTACACATCGTGGGAGGATACAAGACGACCAGCATCCTCTCTGGCTGGACAAGGTAGAGCAAAGGGAAAAGTTAAACTGACATGGCATCAAATACCCAACTAAGACATTACCAAGTTACCCTGTTGAGTGCAATTGCATTATTACCTatggctattttttttaaccgtaacattcaaatacattttgctCACCTAATTAGTTCATGTTTACCACCACATCTGTTTGTATGAACAGGTTAACACCATTGGATTTACCTTGGGGGATAAAGCAGACGGCCCATTCCAGCTGGAGATTGATTTTATTGGCGTCTGCAAAGATTATGCACACACTGAGGAGTTTGCTTACGAAATGTACAAGAGGAATCCTGAAATTTGAGAGCAAGTGCTACAATACTGCAGATGAATGGTTATGGAATAATGATGGCGTTATATTTACTACCAGCAAATGTACCACCTTCTTGAGGTGGACAACATAATACACCCCATCCACCATTGCTGGTAACACTTATTTGACGACACGGTATATTTGGATTCTAGCAAATGAACTGTGACACTGAAGCACTGAAGAAGTATTTATGTGGTTATAAAAAATAAGCAAATGTGGCATATTCAGAACTTGTTAGAGGAGATAAAACATTTGTAGAACATTTACAATTTTCTCATTCCAGTTCATTACATCTCAAGTAAgaatacatttcttttataaCAATATCAAGTTGTTTATTGTGTTCAAGTCCTGTATGTGACCCATGTTCTGTACATCCAACAGATCATGTCAGCCAATGAGACTAGATCCTAATAAgattgtaataataaaaaaacagatcgtaataaaaatatttctaatgtgaattcttacttttttgctggagaaatttaattttaaacataGCAATATCGTGCATACAAACGTCAAAACTACAATAGCAAACTTATGTCTCAATGTCTGTCATTttcacaagtaaaaacaaagcaaagcacATTTTTAAGAACAAAATTTACCAGTTTTGGCAAAATGCAGGAAAACAGGACATCAATTCtttacacattcaaacacaaatcATTTAGAGCTGTAAGGGTTAAATCTATGCCATGAGTCTAATCTAAGAAACACTGCACAGCAGGTTGAATAGAAGCAGAAAATGTTAGCTTCCTAATAGTAGGCTAGAAATGTCCACTGAAGACGACAAAATATTTACACGGGGAAAAAACAGGCTATACAAAGCATCTACAAACAACCACGATATTTTTACATCATGACAAGGCCTCTTCTTGCCCCAAGCATGCTCTCTTTCTTCTGCTTCCGGTCTTCCACATGTTTTGCTCTTCTGTCCCCCCTAACATAACATACAGAAACATCTGTAAGAGGCTGATGTTGTAAGAGTATTTTGTTTATGAGAGACTCATCAATACAGCCAGCGTGTGCTTTCATTTTAAACGTACCTTGTCTGGACTTGGTGCTGTTTGTAATTCTTCTGATGCGAGTTTGAGATCAGCGACTTGTTGGCCACCGTGTTTTCTTTGGTGTCTCCAAACGGCATCAGTTtgcctataaaaaaaaaaatgtcagggaTTTGTCAGTCTACTGATGACATATTTCAAGAAGcagtgaaatttaaaaaaagtggttttgtaCCTGTATGGGGTTTGTAGGTGAGGGGACGAGACAGACTCGCCTTCAGATCAAAGCCGGACTTCTGTGTACCGGGGGTTGTTGAAGTACTCGTGTTGCCGGTGAAAACAAATGCTCCTTAGGAATTAAGCGGGAGGGGAGGCAAATGTAAATCACTCACTCTACATATATATGGGCAAATTTGAATATCACTCCAAGGATCAAAAAAGTAAAGCTACCTGGAGTTTTTGTGGCAGAGAAAGTTAAAGTCTTGACATTTTTGGGCTTTCCTCCATTACGGGGTTGATTTCGTGGGGTGCTCGAGGCCACACAGAGTGACATGCGCGCTGGCGTCTTCACCAACGACTTCTTCAACCCACTGTCCCCAGGGGCTTCTGAGAACCTGCAAACACGTGGTGGGTAAAGTGTCACATTAGACACAGTGCCAAAAAGATGTATACACCCCGTTTGAaaattttcatattttacaatattgAATCAAAAGGAGATTTAATGTCGCTCTTTTGACAGTAAGCATTAGAGAAAGACCCTTTAATATAATGTGAAACGGGTGTGAATGTTTACGCTGCATTTGCAAACACAGAAGTGGACAGTCTCTTACgcaaacatgtatttttatttattaattaaggTCAGTGAGAATAGACCtctacaaaataatttaaattaatacaatattttttcTGTTGATCAGTGTCAAAAAGGCCAATATCAACTTCTGTTATAATATTATGGCCAAGAAAAGGCCAAGGCACAAACCAATCTATCCACATGTGTGGGATTTTAACACTGGAAGCTGGATGTTTACTGACTGCGGCACAGTCTCAGTGGCGTGAGGAATTTACAATACGAGTGTGGCTTGCGAGGTCCAAAACTTAACAAGTAACAGCTGGTTACTGGAAGATTTAACAGTATTTGGGTCAGGACATTTCTGTCCCAACAAAAGCCGGAGAGAGAAAGTGACTCACCGAACATTGATCCTGCGAGTGGACAGGACAGACGGTCGGAACAGAGCGTCTTGCTTCCCAGCTGGTTTATTTGGAGGAGCTTTGCTGGCAGAGAGcaaagtgtgtctgtgtttgtcctcAGCTGGTCCCTTGCTCACCAGGACAGGGCTGAACATAGAAGCACGACTCTCATTTGCCTTCTGTAAAAAACATGCATATAGGTCATCACCTTCAGTGCACTCTAGAAATAGACGATATCCTCCAGCTGTAGTGCCTGTGCAGGTATGGCTGTTCAACAGGAGATGAGACATACCACTTGAGCTTTGCCATCAACTTGCTGCAGTTTAGTTTTGTCAAAAAGCTTCTGAAAATACAAAAGggaatatcattttaaaaacaaagtcaatTGAAAATTTCACACTTAAAAACGGTTCTGCATAAAGTCAGCCAAGACTGTTAAGGAGCTTTTTGTAGCCTACCTTCAGTCCTTTAACTGAACTTCTCAACGTCTCCATCTGCTTGGTCTTCCGCTGGACATAGGAGTCAATCGACTCCATCTTGTTAAAATGGGCCTCATGGAGTTTTTTGAAATCTAAGACAGAggaacaatttacaaaagtGGTTTTACGATTTGTAGGCAAAACCACTTCTTTACAGTTTAATGGTCTCTggggctttgaaaaaaaaaaaagaaagcatggTGGGAAAGAGGgagcaaggggaaaaaaagaaaaaagagcttACTAGGAGTGACTGGCTTCAGCAACGGCTTGGTCTTCTGCTGGAGTCCTTGGTAACGAGGGATTCTACCAGCTCTGGACACTTTAGGTGCTTTTTAAATGGacagacacaaaatgtaaaaaagtatgTGATAATCAGAACTAAAGACACAGCGGAAGAAACAGTTCAAATTCATACTACTGACCTGTATCACCATGCACAGGTGCTTCATCCTTAATGTCGGGCTGCTTCTGCTCTCTGTCAGTGTCCTGGGACTCCTTAGGAGGCTCAGTTTCACTTCTGTCAGTATCCTTGGCAGAGGACACTTTCCTCTTTTTCGTGGTAGGGGTGTTAGATGCAGCTCCTTCGGTGTCACcctttaaaaagcaacaaccgtctttttaaatctttaatcCTCCTCAATGCAAGAATAATTCAACCATAGGTATCCATCCCTGCATgagaggaggatgctgtccaaactacatgtcatcttggacaatgtctcacacCCACTACATGACTTGCTGCTTaaacacaggagcactttcagtgaaagactcattctcccaaaatgcaccacaggaACTCATTCCTGGCTATGGCCATCAGAATTTATAACTtttccctctaagtgtctgacacacacagacatttagtgaggttgaaactggacaataataTCTGTtctgtgcaataacactggcttgaaaGGTGTCCAATACTCTGCGgctaccattattattattattactactgtTTACCATTACAACTCCCTAATTATGTAAACACCGtatcataacattcctttaactatgtacatttctttatttataatttttaaaacttgtgcaactgcaacacagaatttcgGAGATCAATATagtgtttctgattctgaacgttgcatattttaccaagagtagtgtgtgtgtgtgtgtgtgtggtgggggtaaCCCATACACAAAAACACGTGTAAACGCCGTCCTATTTACTTGCAGCTTTGTTGATGTCATTGTATTTTATGATGTGAAGTAAGTTACCTTAACCTCTGCAGCACTTGGAAGTAACTCGGCGTCACTCTCAGGCATTGCTCTAGTATCAGAGATCTTTCTCTTGGTACAGTTTCCTCTTCCCCGGCGTTTGTTCACAAACACAGCGGGGCTGAAAACGTCTTCCTTGCATGATGGGTCTTTATTTTCCCTAGTACTCTCTTGTGTGGCAGTTACGTCTTCCTGAACAGCTGTTACATCTTTCTTTTGTtcctggaaaaacaaaaaacacttgttTAAGTTACACATCAGACATTAAAGTTAAGAAAAGGCCTTTAGACTGATTTAGCTATTAAGCGGTATAATGGATCAGGATTGACTTACCTGCTCTTCCTCCCCCTTGTCTTGTTGATAATGGCGCTTGATCGCTTTAAGGAGTTTATCGGCCTGTTTTCGAACAAAAAAACGTTAACTTGTTGCAAAGAGGTTAGCTATAGGTATAACTTATTTGCATGTTGAGTCATCTTCAGCCCATATAGTGCTGGTCTCCAACAGCTTCTAAGGGTATGCACACAGTATGGTGTGgattttgatataaaatataatgctAAAAAGAGTAAGATTATGATTA
Above is a genomic segment from Etheostoma spectabile isolate EspeVRDwgs_2016 chromosome 20, UIUC_Espe_1.0, whole genome shotgun sequence containing:
- the ndufaf1 gene encoding complex I intermediate-associated protein 30, mitochondrial, producing the protein MSLPKITRLPSVRLLSSIHHQQQQQQLLPSILPLAGPRRAVSQGEYRRPGQPKVDKFPWQPINFGFSKGLDGVKKHFALLKKEFSDRWVGPKGKPILEHMLEQNQVLWEFRGPESLEHWTVSSDQEIGGQSEVHLKLGRNHNTCLLYGTLSSTPPRDGETRYSGYCTMRSKQPLASFDRKEHYDWSSFNTLHLRVRGDGRPWMINIATETYFSHQKDDIYNYFLYTRGGPYWQDVKIPFSKFFLTHRGRIQDDQHPLWLDKVNTIGFTLGDKADGPFQLEIDFIGVCKDYAHTEEFAYEMYKRNPEI
- the nusap1 gene encoding nucleolar and spindle-associated protein 1 isoform X1; its protein translation is MDLDSMKYAELRSLAKELGLKANMKADKLLKAIKRHYQQDKGEEEQEQKKDVTAVQEDVTATQESTRENKDPSCKEDVFSPAVFVNKRRGRGNCTKRKISDTRAMPESDAELLPSAAEVKGDTEGAASNTPTTKKRKVSSAKDTDRSETEPPKESQDTDREQKQPDIKDEAPVHGDTAPKVSRAGRIPRYQGLQQKTKPLLKPVTPNFKKLHEAHFNKMESIDSYVQRKTKQMETLRSSVKGLKKLFDKTKLQQVDGKAQVKANESRASMFSPVLVSKGPAEDKHRHTLLSASKAPPNKPAGKQDALFRPSVLSTRRINVRFSEAPGDSGLKKSLVKTPARMSLCVASSTPRNQPRNGGKPKNVKTLTFSATKTPGAFVFTGNTSTSTTPGTQKSGFDLKASLSRPLTYKPHTGKLMPFGDTKENTVANKSLISNSHQKNYKQHQVQTRGDRRAKHVEDRKQKKESMLGARRGLVMM
- the nusap1 gene encoding nucleolar and spindle-associated protein 1 isoform X2, translated to MDLDSMKYAELRSLAKELGLKANMKADKLLKAIKRHYQQDKGEEEQEQKKDVTAVQEDVTATQESTRENKDPSCKEDVFSPAVFVNKRRGRGNCTKRKISDTRAMPESDAELLPSAAEGDTEGAASNTPTTKKRKVSSAKDTDRSETEPPKESQDTDREQKQPDIKDEAPVHGDTAPKVSRAGRIPRYQGLQQKTKPLLKPVTPNFKKLHEAHFNKMESIDSYVQRKTKQMETLRSSVKGLKKLFDKTKLQQVDGKAQVKANESRASMFSPVLVSKGPAEDKHRHTLLSASKAPPNKPAGKQDALFRPSVLSTRRINVRFSEAPGDSGLKKSLVKTPARMSLCVASSTPRNQPRNGGKPKNVKTLTFSATKTPGAFVFTGNTSTSTTPGTQKSGFDLKASLSRPLTYKPHTGKLMPFGDTKENTVANKSLISNSHQKNYKQHQVQTRGDRRAKHVEDRKQKKESMLGARRGLVMM